One window of the Mycobacterium haemophilum DSM 44634 genome contains the following:
- a CDS encoding DUF5709 domain-containing protein: MSTHYEAGSAAGEYSVENDNQLQPEDTLIDRGMDDMLDEGYSPPERPYGLGAFGPSETIDQMLVAEEPDPAARIDVLLDETEQQRSDEAEREAEFPQRREVGRARAGRLVAPDQGFGEDAEAGLVAEDVGISGGAASAEEAAVHIIDDEVYLIADEE, translated from the coding sequence ATGAGCACTCACTATGAAGCCGGCTCTGCCGCAGGCGAATACAGTGTCGAGAACGACAATCAGCTTCAGCCAGAGGACACCCTCATCGACCGGGGCATGGACGACATGCTCGACGAGGGCTATTCGCCGCCCGAACGACCATATGGACTCGGCGCCTTCGGACCGTCTGAAACCATCGACCAGATGCTTGTAGCAGAAGAGCCGGATCCTGCCGCGCGAATCGATGTCCTGCTCGATGAAACCGAGCAGCAACGCTCCGACGAAGCCGAGCGCGAAGCCGAATTTCCCCAGCGACGCGAGGTTGGCCGAGCGCGAGCCGGCCGGCTTGTCGCGCCGGACCAGGGATTTGGCGAAGACGCCGAGGCCGGGTTGGTCGCTGAGGACGTCGGCATCAGCGGAGGCGCAGCATCGGCGGAGGAAGCCGCGGTTCACATCATCGACGACGAGGTTTACCTCATCGCAGACGAAGAGTAG
- the polX gene encoding DNA polymerase/3'-5' exonuclease PolX encodes MRSNDVAADALQELADLIAISGGDPYRVRSYEKAARSVAGYPLDLDTLDRKGLLAIPAIGAHTADKLLELRQTGRIAALEELHAQLPAGLRALLGIPGLGPKRAHQVYVELGISSMLELFNALHDEQLRHLKGWGETSERNLARAIRQMQEVGGRMPLAIALDIAEDLVAQLAALPQVSRVEYAGSLRRMRDTVGDIDLLVAADEDPAAVMKQFCTLPLVDRVLVRGPTKSSVVTTKGIQVDLRVVPAKVWGAALQYFTGSKAHNIRIRELAVRAGLKLSEYGLFRVDNGQLVASTDEADIYSRLGLPWIPPVLREDRGEVEAALGDHLPDLVEVHDIVGDLHVHTNLTDGLAGLDEMVAAASRRGYRYCAITDHAPQLAMQRMTRDKALQQRGELPELARRHDIELLHGSELNIAADGSLDWDDDFLAGFDVLVASVHSDLDQTREEMTRRLLAAIEHPYVNIIGHPTTRVLGRRPPVDFDADEVFAAAARTHTALEINAFPDRLDLSDGLVSRARKYGVAFAIDTDAHAVPHLDYLRYGVAVAQRGWVSAGEVINSWPLDRLRAFLAKGRRLADNPSAAHHRAHTRPH; translated from the coding sequence ATGCGTTCAAATGATGTCGCGGCCGATGCTCTGCAGGAGCTGGCCGATCTGATTGCTATCTCTGGTGGCGATCCATATCGGGTGCGCTCTTATGAAAAGGCCGCCCGTTCGGTCGCCGGTTACCCGCTCGACCTGGACACTCTGGACCGGAAGGGTTTGCTGGCGATTCCGGCGATTGGCGCGCACACTGCTGACAAGCTGCTTGAGTTACGGCAGACCGGCCGTATCGCCGCCCTTGAGGAACTGCACGCCCAGCTGCCCGCAGGTCTGCGCGCTCTGCTGGGAATCCCCGGGCTCGGACCGAAGCGGGCCCATCAGGTCTATGTGGAGCTGGGCATTTCGTCGATGCTTGAGCTATTCAACGCGCTGCACGACGAGCAACTACGCCACCTGAAAGGCTGGGGCGAGACCAGCGAACGCAACCTGGCCCGCGCGATCCGTCAGATGCAGGAGGTTGGGGGGCGCATGCCGCTGGCGATCGCTCTGGATATCGCCGAGGATCTGGTGGCGCAGCTCGCCGCACTGCCGCAGGTGAGCCGAGTCGAGTACGCAGGATCGCTGCGGCGGATGCGCGACACCGTCGGCGACATCGACCTGTTGGTGGCCGCAGATGAGGACCCGGCAGCGGTCATGAAACAGTTCTGCACCCTGCCACTGGTGGATCGCGTGTTAGTCCGCGGTCCGACCAAGTCTTCGGTGGTAACAACGAAGGGTATTCAGGTGGACCTGCGGGTGGTACCCGCGAAGGTTTGGGGTGCGGCTCTGCAATACTTCACTGGGTCGAAAGCTCATAACATCCGCATCCGCGAATTGGCGGTGCGCGCCGGGCTGAAGTTGTCTGAGTATGGGCTGTTCCGCGTCGATAATGGCCAGCTCGTGGCGTCGACAGACGAAGCGGACATCTACTCCAGACTCGGGCTGCCGTGGATCCCGCCGGTTTTGCGCGAAGACCGCGGGGAAGTCGAAGCCGCGCTAGGGGATCATCTCCCCGATCTGGTCGAGGTGCACGACATTGTTGGCGACCTTCATGTGCACACTAATCTCACCGATGGCCTGGCCGGCCTGGATGAGATGGTCGCCGCTGCCTCCCGTCGCGGGTATCGCTACTGCGCCATCACCGATCACGCCCCGCAGCTCGCGATGCAACGGATGACCCGTGACAAGGCCCTCCAACAGCGCGGCGAACTGCCCGAGCTGGCTCGCCGCCACGACATCGAGTTGCTGCACGGCTCCGAACTCAACATCGCCGCCGATGGCTCCCTGGACTGGGACGATGACTTCCTCGCCGGCTTTGACGTCCTGGTTGCTTCGGTGCACTCCGATCTCGACCAGACCCGCGAGGAGATGACTCGGCGCCTGCTCGCTGCTATCGAACACCCCTACGTCAACATCATCGGCCATCCGACCACCCGCGTTCTCGGCCGTCGTCCGCCCGTCGATTTCGATGCTGATGAGGTCTTCGCTGCTGCCGCACGGACCCATACCGCCTTGGAAATCAATGCCTTTCCTGACCGGTTGGACCTCAGCGATGGACTCGTGAGCCGCGCTCGCAAATACGGCGTTGCTTTTGCGATCGACACCGACGCCCACGCCGTGCCACATTTGGACTACCTCCGTTACGGTGTTGCCGTTGCCCAGCGCGGCTGGGTATCGGCCGGCGAAGTGATCAACAGCTGGCCGCTGGATCGGCTGCGCGCGTTCCTCGCAAAGGGACGCCGCCTCGCCGACAACCCGTCAGCCGCACACCACCGCGCCCATACCCGCCCTCATTGA